One window of the Cryptomeria japonica chromosome 7, Sugi_1.0, whole genome shotgun sequence genome contains the following:
- the LOC131857033 gene encoding mitogen-activated protein kinase kinase kinase 17-like, whose translation MGRDCREWVRGSVIGVGSFGTVSQALDKATGELLAVKSVECTEERRVELVAMENEIRILRKMDSPWFVKFMGENYCEDGGLIRRDLLMEYMAGGSVADVIQRFGGQLEESLIRVYTRGIVKGIEYLHNQGIVHCDIKGKNVLVGNCGVKLADFGFAKDMVSEGESSVQWSGTPLWMAPEVVNQVEGGSPCDIWYLGCTVVEMATGRPPWTNISHPLAAMYKIGCSDELPEFPKSLSAEGRDFLEKCFRRDPKQRWTSAQLLGHPFLNDCVQQRPPSPISTLNFHNAENQCNESNNSGTFSGSIPQVTLYGNLPKSPQEEQARHNNSEVKRMSAERPRPSPSQRVAELAEKIVGASNSSANKPNWCLTPTSNWIVVRSISKPPLLDTLFTDFINESSAQSTPSTQNSQADYNSTSQNSKLSNYDPSLTRSSANKCNDPSGSHGFCNSIAHLTDFCKELAAPESSPEIVDIHKRKQGIRDLNHSRLNNKLLKFLMNIFFYPDTILQLMLLTRLGQNCTRLEAGHWKPKTSLPDDIYYSIIRTRVDSSRNRVWWIFNSKGRNLCPYDCSIFTSKSYSEKINVNGRNRSYIVIFSTRLFSINYFSAIWLADPLFVCSYRKKFPLNSLLY comes from the coding sequence ATGGGGCGGGATTGTAGAGAATGGGTGAGAGGAAGTGtaattggagtaggatcatttggcACTGTGAGCCAGGCCTTGGATAAGGCTACAGGGGAGCTGCTTGCTGTTAAGTCTGTTGAATGCACTGAGGAGAGAAGGGTGGAGCTTGTTGCCATGGAGAATGAGATAAGAATTCTGAGGAAAATGGATTCTCCATGGTTTGTGAAGTTTATGGGAGAGAATTACTGTGAAGATGGTGGTTTAATCAGGAGAGATTTGTTGATGGAATATATGGCAGGAGGAAGTGTGGCAGATGTTATTCAGAGGTTTGGAGGGCAGCTGGAGGAGTCACTCATTAGGGTATACACTAGAGGTATTGTTAAGGGCATTGAATATCTCCACAATCAGGGGATTGTGCATTGTGACATCAAGGGAAAGAATGTGCTGGTGGGGAACTGCGGTGTGAAATTAGCAGATTTTGGGTTTGCTAAGGATATGGTGAGTGAGGGTGAAAGCAGTGTTCAATGGAGTGGGACGCCTCTGTGGATGGCTCCAGAGGTGGTGAATCAAGTGGAGGGGGGGTCACCTTGTGATATATGGTATTTGGGATGTACAGTTGTGGAGATGGCCACTGGCAGGCCTCCATGGACTAACATTTCTCATCCTTTGGCTGCCATGTACAAAATTGGGTGCTCTGATGAACTGCCTGAGTTTCCAAAGAGTCTGTCTGCTGAAGGTCGTGATTTTCTAGAGAAATGCTTCAGAAGGGATCCTAAGCAAAGGTGGACTAGTGCCCAATTGCTTGGACACCCTTTTCTCAATGACTGTGTGCAGCAGAGGCCACCATCTCCCATAAGCACTTTGAATTTTCACAATGCAGAAAATCAGTGCAATGAATCCAACAATTCTGGAACTTTTTCTGGTTCAATTCCCCAAGTAACTTTGTATGGCAATTTGCCCAAATCTCCTCAGGAGGAGCAGGCAAGGCACAATAACAGTGAGGTAAAGAGGATGTCTGCAGAAAGGCCAAGGCCATCTCCAAGCCAGAGAGTGGCAGAATTGGCTGAGAAAATTGTTGGTGCAAGTAACAGCAGTGCTAACAAGCCTAATTGGTGTTTAACCCCAACCTCAAATTGGATTGTTGTGAGGTCCATTAGTAAGCCTCCCCTGTTAGACACTCTTTTTAcagatttcattaatgaatcctctGCCCAGAGCACTCCCTCCACTCAGAATTCACAGGCTGATTATAATTCAACTTCTCAAAATAGTAAATTATCCAATTACGACCCATCTCTGACTAGGTCTTCAGCTAACAAATGCAATGATCCAAGTGGTAGCCATGGCTTCTGCAACTCAATTGCACATTTGACTGATTTCTGTAAAGAATTGGCAGCTCCAGAAAGCAGCCCTGAAATTGTTGACATCCATAAAAGAAAACAGGGCATCAGAGATTTGAATCATTCAAGGCTCAATAACAAGCTACTCAAGTTCttgatgaatatttttttttatccTGATACAATCCTGCAGCTTATGTTGCTAACAAGACTTGGCCAAAATTGTACAAGACTTGAGGCCGGGCATTGGAAACCTAAGACATCATTACCAGATGACATTTATTATAGTATTATAAGAACAAGAGTAGATTCTTCAAGAAACAGGGTATGGTGGATCTTTAACAGTAAAGGAAGGAATTTGTGCCCATATGATTGTAGTATATTTACTTCGAAATCCTACAGTGAAAAAATTAATGTGAATGGAAGGAATAGAAGTTATATTGTTATATTTTCTACCAGACTGTTTTCAATAAATTATTTTAGTGCTATATGGTTGGCTGACCCTCTCTTTGTATGTTCTTATAGGAAAAAGTTTCCATTAAATAGCCTTCTGTATTAG